A stretch of DNA from Micromonospora sp. NBC_01813:
GACGACGGCGCGCTGCCGGCCGACGTCGTGGTCCTGGGGCTGGGCGTACGCCCGAACACCGCGCTCGCCGAGCAGGCCGGGCTGCCGATCGGGGTCACCGGCGGCGTCCGCACCGACCTGCAGATGCGCGTCGTCGGGAAGCCCGACGTGTGGGCCGCCGGCGACTGCGTGGAGACGTTCCACCGGATCAGCGGTCAGCCGGTGCACGTACCGCTGGGCACCCACGCCAACAAGCAGGGCCGGGTCGCCGGCATCAACATCGGCGGCAGCTACGCCACCTTCCCCGGCGTGATCGGCACCGCCGTGACCAAGGTCTGCGAGCTGGAGGTGGCCCGTACCGGGCTGCTGGAGCGGGAGGCGATCCAGGCAGGGTACGCCTGTGTGGCGGTCAGCGTGGAGTCGAACAACCGGGCCGGATACTTCCCCGACGCCGCCCCGATGACCATCAAGCTGATCGCCGAGCAGCACACCGGGCAGTTGCTGGGCGCGCAGATCGTCGGAAAGTCCGAGGCGGCGAAACGGATCGACGTGCTGTCGGTGGCGGTGTGGAACCGGATGTCGGTGGCCGAGATGACCGCGCTGGACCTCGGCTACGCACCGCCGTACTCACCGGTGTGGGATCCGGTGCTGGTCGCCGCCCGCCGGGCGAACGACGCCGTCGCCGACACTCCCTGATCCCGGGATGGCGGCAGGTCGGCGGCGGCTGGGCAGGGGCCGTTAGGCTGGGCAGGGTGGACCCGGCGATGCACCCCAGCGATGATCATCTGCGTGTCTCCGACGCCGAGCGCGAGCAGGTGGTGGAGCTGCTCGGCCAGGCGACCGCGGAGGGCCGGCTGACCCTCGACGAGTACGCCGAACGGGCCACCGAGGCGCACAACGCCAAGACGCGGGGCGAGTTGGTCCGGCTCACCGCCGACCTGCCGACCTCCTCGCCGGGCGCGCTGCCCGGGGCCGGCGGCACCGGCCCGGTGGCGACTCGGTCGCCGGGAGGGCTACCCGCGGTGGGTGGCGGCGGTGCGCTCGCCCCGGTCGAGCGGATGGTGGCGATCTTCGGCGACGAGGTCCGCAAGGGGCACTGGCTGGTGCCCGACCGGGTGGAGGCCAGGGCGGTCTTCGGTGACTGCAAGATCGAGTTGCAGGACGCGCAGATCCAGCATCAGGTGACCACGATCGAGGCGACGGCGATCTTCGGTTCGGTGACGGTCTACGTCCCCGAGGGGGTCGACGTACGGATGACCGGCACGGCCGTGTTCGGCGACAAGAAGTCGAAGCTGACATCGGTGCCGCGACCGGGTGCCCCGGTGATCCAGGTGGTCTGCAACGTGATCTTCGGGTCGGTCGTGGTCCGCCCACCCAAGCGCAAGTGGTGGTGACCCGCTGCCCGACGTGAGTGGACACTCGCGACGGCGCGGCCTTCCGGATATCAGTCGTGGTTGTTACGCTGCCAGCGCCCGATTCGGGTTTCTCGGACGCAGTGGGAGCGAAGATGGTCTCGCAGCCAGCGGGCAGCGACCTCGGCGAGCGGACGGACAGCTTTCCTGTCGACAGTGGACGCCGGCTCGGGCAGGGCATCGGCTCCCTGGCCGTCGGGTCCGTGGCGACCGTCGTCGGGGCGATGCTCAGCGCGGCGTACGTGGCGGATGCCGGCAGTCCCGGCGTCAGCCTGCTCCCCGGAGCGGTCCTCGGCCTCGGGCTCGTACTGCTGTTCTTCGGTGGGCTGCGGCTGACCCAGCGGCTGACCCGACCAGACGAACGGTTCGACCTGCATGAGCACGGGTTCGTGCATCACACCGGGCGTGGCGATCGCGCGGTCCGGTGGGCCGACGTGGCCCGGGTCCGGCACCTCGGCACCTATCGTGATGGCGGTCTGGTCCACAGTTCCGGGGTCGACTACCGGTGCGTGGTCGAGCTTCGCGACAAGTCGAAGATCAGGTTCGACACGCTGACCGATCGAGCCGACGTCCTGGGCAGCAAAATCGATCGACACACGTCACCACAGTCCTGAACGACGAGCGTCGCCTGTCGACATACGATTCACCGCCACCAAGATCCGTAGTTTCAAGATCCCTTTGGTTGCTCCGAATCGTCGATACATCCACCCTGGACGCCCCCGTTGTCGATGACGGAAGATGGTCGCGACCCGTGCATGGGTGACGGCCAGCAACACCATCACGCCGGCCGACACGAGGGATTTCGAAGGATGTGAAGGACTTGTGAGCGGCAGTGAGTATCTGATATCGGAACTGCGCCGAGTGCGTCAGTCGATGAACCTCACCCAGGATTCATGGGGAGAACGTATCCACTTCTCGGCGAGGCACGTCGGCTCCATCGAACGCGGCGAACGGCCGGCGCTCCCCGACTACCTCAACAGCGTCGACAAGGTGTTCGGCACAGCATTCGGCAAGTTCTACCGCGAGTTCATCATCGGCGAACACGCCCCCATCTGGCTGCGGTCCTTCATCGAGCACGAGGGACAAGCAAGCCTGATCCGCGCTTTTCAACCACTGGTGATCCCCGGACTACTGCAGACCGAGGCGTACGCGCGAGCTGTACTCACATCGTTCGGCATCCACGGCGAGGCTCTGGAGTCTGCGATCTCCACCAGGCTCCGCCGGCAGGAGATCTTCAAGCGGGCGTCGAAACCCTGTCACCTGGCGGCAGTTATCGACGAGGCGGCGCTCAACCGTGGTGCGGGCCGGGCCGGAAGTCATGCGCGAGCAGCTCACGGCGCTCGCTGAGGCAGTCGAGCGACCGAACATCCAGGTACAACTGGTGCCGATGTCGACAGACGTCTACCCGGGCGTCGACGGCGGATTCATGATCGCTACCGTTGACGGACGCTCGGTTGGCTACCTGGAAAGCCACGTACGCGGAAAGGTCGTCGAAGCGCCCGACGACACCGCGCATCTTGAGCACACGTGGGAAGCGATCCGGGGCTATGCCCTGCCGAGCCACCAGAGCCTCGAATTGATCATGAGGACGGCCGAAAAGTGGACATGACCGACCGCATGGCCCACCCGACGATCTTGCAGTTATCGAGAGCTTTCGTCCGAAATGTCGATCGATAAGTGCAAGATCGTCGCGATCTTGGTCAGTCGCGATCTTGGTCAGTCGCGATCTTGGTCAGTCGCGATCTTGGTCAGCCCGGTTGACAGGTCGGACACCAGTACAAGTTGCGGGCCGCCAGCGTCCCGGCCGCGACGGCGGTGCCGCAGAGCAGGCAGGGTTGGCCGGCGCGACGGTAGACGTACACCTCGCCGCCGTGCCGGTCGACGCGCGGTGCCCGACCCATCGCCTCCGGCAGGTGCACGTCCCGCACGGTGTCGATCCGACCCCGGTCGACTCCGAGACGCATCAGGGCGACCAGGTCCGCCCAGATGCGCAGCCACTGGTCGGCGGTGAGCTTTCGGCCAGGCAAGGTCGGGGCGATGCCGGCCCGGAACAGCACCTCGGTCGTGTAGACCAGGCCGACCCCGGCGACGATGGACTGATCGAGCAGCAGCGCGCCGAGCGGCTTGGCGCTACGTCGCACCCGCTCACCGGCCGCAGCCGGGTCAGCGTCCGTACGCAGCGGATCGGCGCCGAGCCGCCCGCGTAGGGCGTCGGCTTCCGCCACGGTGAGCAGCTCGCAGGCGGCCGGCCCACGCAGGTCGACCCAGTGCTGCCGGCCCGGCTCAGCGTGCGGCCCGTCGTCAGGTCCGGTCCCTGCTCCGACCAGCCGCAGCCGGATCTGCCCGACCGGCTCGGGCGGTGCCCCCGGCCCGTCGGCGAACATGCCGTAGAGACCGAGGTGCACGCGCAGGATGCCGCCACCCGATCCACCCCGGTAGTCGTGCAGCAGGTGTTTGCCGTACGCCTCGGTGGCAACGAGGGTTGCCCCGGACAGCCGGGCGGCACCGGCGACGAACCGCCCCTGCGGGCTGCTCGCCACGACCTGCGATCCACCGAGTACGGCGTCGTGGTGCGCCGCCAGCCGGTGGATGGTGTGACCCTCGGGCATGGCAGGTGAGCTTAGCCAGCCGGCGCTGCCCCGCCCGGCAGGTGTGACGGCTCACCCGGCAGGTGTGACGGACCGGACATCTGGGTACTGCGCTGCCAGTAACCGCCGGTGTGTCGGTGCGAACACGCAGCGACCGACCGGCGTATCGATAAGGAGGAGACCAATGGTCAGGATTCCCTCGCTGTCCCGGCGTTCGGAGCCGGTCGAGTCGACCGAGACCGCGCCGCCACAGGGCGGTACGACGACCACCGCCGGCCCGGCCACGCCCGGCACGACGACGACCACCGCCGGTCCGACGACGCCCGGCACGACGACGACCGCCGACACTCGGGTCGACCCGGCCCGGACCCGTACCGACGATGTGGATCGTGCCCGCGCGGGCGGCACCGCCGTGACCGACCCGGCCACCCGGCCAGCGCCACCCGGGCCGCGACCGGAGCCGCCCACCCGGGAGGACTCCGCGCCCCGGCCGACACCTTCGCCGGCACCAGCCGGACCCCGCCCCCGGGCCAGCATGCTGGCCACGCTCAGCCTGATCACCGGAATCGTCGGCGCCTTGTTCGTGCTCTCCGGGGCGCTGGCCCCGTACGGCATCGCGATCGGGGTCGTCGCTCTCGCCTTCGGCCTCGGCGGCATCTCGGCGACCGCCCGGCGGCACATCGCCGGACGTACCGAGGCGCTGATGGGGATCGTCCTCGCCCTCGGGACGATGCTCGTCGGCAGCCTGGCGTTGACCGGCTCGTTGTCCTGGCTGACCACCGAGATGGACACGGTGAGCCAGGTACGGCAGTGGCTTGATTCACAGTTTGCCGGAATCTTCTGACGGGCAATTGTGACGGCGGGACGGTGGTTCACCGCCCCGAGGCATTCGACGGCGGTGGTTCACCGCACGGGTGCCGGCAGGACGCGGTGGTTCACCGCGCAGCGCATCTTCGGGGGGCGACAAAGTGGTCGCCCCCCGAAAGCGTGTCCGGGTGCCCGCTCCAGCGCCGCCGCACGCAACAAACCGATTGTGCGAGTGGCCAGATGCGCAACGATCCGCCGGCAGACGCAAGTCTTACTGATGGATTCAGCAGGTCCAAGCTTCTAGCGTTGAGACAAGCGCCAGCCCACGGTCACCGCCGGGGCGCGCCCTCGACCCCAGGAGCCAGACACATGACGATGCACGCCACCCACCGGCGCTACCTGATGTGCCGGCCGACGTACTTCGCCGTGGAATACGCGATCAACCCGTGGATGGATCCGTCCCGCCCGGTCGACCGCGAGTTGGCCATCGCCCAGTGGGAACAGCTGCGCCGGACGTACCTGGATCTGGGTCACACGGTCGACGAGATCGAGCCGCTGCCTGGCCTGCCCGACATGGTCTTCGCCGCCAACGGCGCCACCGTCATCGACGGACAGGCCCTCGAGGTGCAGTTTCGTGAGCCGCAGCGGGCCGACGAGGCCCCCGCCTACCGCAACTGGCTGGAACAGGCCGGCTTCCCGGTGCACGCGGCCAAGCACGTCAACGAAGGCGAAGGCGACTTCCTGGTGGTCGGCGACTACCTGCTCGCCGGCACCGGATTCCGCACCGCGCACGCCGCCCACGCCCACGCGCAGGAGATCTTCGGCCGGCCGGTGATCACCCTGCAACTGGTCGACCCGTGCTTCTACCACCTGGACACCGCGCTCGCCGTGATCGACGACCGGACCATCGCGTACCTGCCGGAGGCCTTCTCCACCGGCAGCCAGGCGGTGCTGCGCCGGCTCTTCCCCGACGCGATCGAAGCCGCCCTCGCCGACGCCGCCGCGTTCGGACTCAACGCGGTCAGCGACGGCCGTAACGTGGTGCTGCCGGTGCAGGCCGGCGGGCTCGCCGCCGCGCTGCGTGAGCGCGGCTACCAGCCGGTCACCGTGGACCTGTCCGAGCTGCGCAAGGCCGGTGGCGGCGCGAAGTGCTGCACGCTGGAGCTGAGGGGGTCGACCCGATGATCGTGGACGGGATGCTGCGGACACCGGCGGCGCTGCGCGACGCCGAACGCTGGACTGCACACAACTACCACCCGCTGCCGGTGGTGATCAGCGAGGCCGCCGGCGCCTGGGTCACCGACGTCGACGGCAACCGCTACCTGGACTGCCTGGCCGGCTACTCGGCGCTCAACTTCGGCCACCGGCACCCGAAACTGATCGAGGCGGCCCACGCCCAACTCGACCGGCTCACCCTGACCAGCCGGGCGTTCGTGCACGACCAGTTCGCCGACTTCTGCCGGGAGCTCGCGCAGCTGTGCGGCAAGGACATGGTGCTGCCGATGAACACCGGCGCCGAGGCGGTGGAGACCGCGATCAAGGTCGCCCGCAAGTGGGGCTACCAGGTGAAGGGCGTACCGGATGGGCAGGCGACCATCGTCGTCGCCGACGGCAACTTCCACGGCCGGACCACGACGATCATCAGCTTCTCAACGGACCAGGAGGCCCGCGCCGACTTCGGGCCGTACACCCCGGGATTCACAATCGTGCCGTACGGCGACCTCGCCGCGCTCGCCGACGCGATCGACGAGACCTGCGTCGCGGTGCTGCTGGAGCCGATCCAGGGCGAGCAGGGCGTGGTCGTGCCGCCGGCCGGCTACCTGACCGGGGTACGCGACCTGTGCACCCGCAACGACGTGCTCTTCCTCGCCGACGAGATCCAGTCCGGGCTGGGCCGCACCGGGGCCACCTTCGCCTGCGACCACGAAGACGTCGTCCCGGACATGTACCTGCTCGGCAAGGCGCTCGGCGGTGGCATCGTGCCGGTGTCGGCGGTGGTCGCCGACCGCTCGGTGCTCGGGGTGCTGCGCCCCGGCGAGCACGGGTCGACGTTCGGCGGCAATCCACTGGCCTGCGCGGTCGCCACCGAAGTGGTGCGGCTGCTGGCCACCGGCGAATACCAGCGCCGGTCGGCGCAGCTGGGTGAGCGGCTGCACGCCGGGCTCGGCGCACTGCGGGACGCGGGCCGGCTCGTCGCGGTCCGCGGCCACGGCCTCTGGGCCGGGCTCGACCTGGATCCGCAGCGGTTCACCGGCCGGCAGGCCTGCGAGCGGCTGGCCGAACGCGGCGTACTGGCCAAGGACACGCACGGCTCGACGATCCGGCTCGCCCCGCCGCTGATCGTCGACGAGTCCGACGTGGACTTCGCTATCGAACAGCTTTCCTTCGTGCTGCACTGAGCACACCGGCCGGCCGGGGGGCGATGCGCCGCCCGGCCGGAGGCCGACCTTCCAGGTGCGCGGTCAGTGGAACACGATGGCCCGGCCGCAGGCGATGCTCGCCCGGCACGCCTCGTGCAGGGTGAGCCACACCTGCGTCTCGACCGCGAAATCGGCGTCGTCGGGTACGGCGAACAGCCGGGCTGCCTCGGTGTCCGGCAGTTCGCCCGCTGGGTCGAGCCGGACGCCGATCGCCGGGGCGCAGCGCCGCAACTCGGTCAGCAGGCCCTGGCTCGACCCGACCATCCCGCCGCCGGCGACCCCGGCCTCGGCCGGCAGGAACAGCGGGTCGCCGAAGTCGGCGGGGACGTAGTAGCCCTCGCGGTCGGAGTGGCACAGCAGATGCGACTCCAGCAGGGCGGCCTGGTCGTCGATCTGCTCCCGGTCGCTGGCGAGTCCGTCGCCGTCCGCGATCGGCACCACCGGCTCGGACAGGTCCACCAGGGCCAACACCCGGCGCAGTCGGTGCAGTTGGCTGGCGGGAAAGCCACGCACGTGCGGACGCATCGCCGGCACCACCGCGTCGTAGCGCTCCTGCCAGACGACTCCCTCGGCGGACAACGCCGCGCTCAACTGGTCGAGGGCGGCGCGGCTGCGCGCCGCCCCCTCGTCGTCGATGCCGGACAGTGCCGTGGTGATGCCGACCGTTACCGCGAGACTCATGCGGGCCAGGCTAACCGGACCGCCCGACAGGTCGATCAGGTCAGCAGGTGGCGAGCATGCCGGACAGCGCCGACTTCTCCGAGCTGTCCACGGTCAGGCTGTAGTACCACTTCACCTGGATCCAGGCGCGGGCGTACGTGCAGCGGAACGACGCCAGCGGCGGCTGCCAGTCGGCCGGGTCCTTGTCGCCCTTGGCCTGGTTGACGTTGTCGGTGACCGCCCACAGCTCCGGCCCGCCAAGGTCGTTTGCGTACGTCTGACGCCGGGCGGTGGTCCACGCGTGGGCACCGGAGCGCCACGCTTCGGCGAGCGGCACCATGTGATCGATGTCGACGTCGGAGGCCAGGGTCCAGGTCGCCCCGTCGAACGGGCTGTACCAGGACCCGGAGGTCGCCGCGCAGCTGCTGTTGACCACGACGTTGGTGCCGTCGCGCTTGAGCACCTGCTCCCGGGTGTTGCAACTGCCGGTGACGGTGATCCAGTGTGGGAACAGGTCGCGGTCGTAGCTGGACTGGTTGGACTCGGCGGCGACGGTGAGCGAGTTCAGTCGGCTCAGCGCGGTGCTGTAGGACGGGATGTTCGGCGGGACCGCCTGGGCGGGGACGGCGGTGAGGGTGAGAGCGACGACGACGGCGATTGTCGCGGCGGCGACGGCTCTGATGGTGCGACTGGCCACGGGGGCTCCTGATCTCGCTGCCCGCCGCGGCCGGGTCGGGTGCTCCAGCCTGGGGGTACGGCGAGCAGATCGATGCCACCGAATCTAAGTCGCTCAATCGCCATGATCAAGACAATCGGATGAACGGGACGTAACGAGGGCCGCTCCAATCGGGTGGCTCTATCGTTGTCGCCGTGGAAACCTCCGCTGCGACCCCACCACCACGGCTACACGTGGGCTGCGCCATGTGGACACACAAGTCGTGGCAGGGCCGGCTGATCGCCCATCCACTGCCGCCGGCGCAACGGCTGCGGCACTACGCCGCCTGGTGCAACGCTGTCGAAGGCAACACGACCTTCTACGCCACGCCGACCCGGGAGACCGTCGCCGGCTGGGCCCGGCAGACCGACCCCGACTTCCGGTTCGTCCTCAAACTGCCGAAGACGGTCACCCACGAACATCGGCTCACCGACGTCGACGAGCCGCTCGGCGCGTTCCTGTACGCGATCGAGCCGCTCGGGCCGCGTACCCAGGCGATCTGGGTCCAGCTGCCGGCGTCGTTCGGTCCCGACGACGTCGGCACGCTTGCCCGCTTCCTACGCCGGCTCCCCCGCGACCACCGGTACGCCGTCGAGGTCCGGCACCCGGCGTTCTTCACCGAACCGGCCGCCGCCGGGCTGCTCGAGTCCGCGCTCGCGACCGTGGCCGCCGAATGGGTGCCGTTCGACACCACCGTGTTCTTCGCCAGCCCGCCGACCAGCGACGCCGAACGCGACGCCTGGACGAAGAAGCCGCGCACGCCGCTGCACACCCGCGCGCTGACCGACCGACCGATCGTGCGCTACCTGGGCCGCGACGACGTCGACCGGACCGTCGCCGGCTGGCAACGCTGGGTGGAGACGACCGTCGGTTGGCTGCGGGAAGGGCGCTCGCCGACGGTGTTCATCCACACCCCGGACAACGCCGACGCGCCGACGCTGGCCCGCCGCTTCCACGACGAGGTCCGCGCCCGGGTGCCGCGACTCGCCCCACTGCCCGAGCCGATCCCGGTCGAGCCACTGACCCTGTTCTGACCGTCGCACGAGTCAAGGGCCGGACCCCGGTGGTACGGGGTCCGGCCCTCACGCTGTCGGTTGTCTCGGTCCCTGCGGGTCAGCTGTTCCAGTGCTGGGCGACGAGCTCAGCGGCCTGGGTCTCCCACTGGGCGTAGTGGTCCGGGTACGCGGACACCTGCACGGCCTGGGCGGCGTCGGTCAACGGCATGTCCTGCCAGCCGTCGACACCCTTCAGACCCTCCAGGAACGCGGTGGTCGAGTATTCGACGTCGGTGATCTGCTCGACCGAGCCCCAGCCGGACGACGGGCGCTGCTGGAACAGGCCCTGCGAGTCGTGGTCGTTGCGGTCACCGAGGTGGCCGAGGTTCTCCAGCTTCGACTCCTGCAGGGCGGTGCCGATGGCGACGACGGCGGCCCGCTCGTCCATGCCGGCCTTCTTGGTGGCGGCGATGATGCCCTTGACGTTGTCGGTCTGCTCGGCGCTCAGGGAGATGCGGGACTGCTCGCCCTGCACGCCGTGCGGGGTCAGCTTGCTGCTGTCGACGGCGCTGCTCGCGGCGGCGGCGCTCGCGGCGGCCTGCACGCCGGTGGGGGCGTGGTCGGCGGCCAGGGCGGGGGCGGCGATGGCGCCGCCGGCCAGGGTGAGTCCGGCGATGCCGAGGGCGGTGTTCCGCAGGCTGGTACGCACGGTACGGCTGATGATCGTGGTCATGGGGGGTCCACCTTCCGTTCCGGGGGATACACACCCGCAGTGGCGCGGGATGTGCGGTAACGGTTCCGGTGTCACAACATGTCTGTGGGGGTGTCCGCTGCGCGGGGCCCGCCGGCTCGCCCCGAGTGAGTGGGGCGGTGCCCCCGAGTGGGTGGGGCGGTGGGGCCGCTACTGCGCTGCGGACCATGTACAACCACGCCACCCCGCCGACCATTCCCCGCGCTGGGGGCCGGCCACCGGCCCGACGACCGGCCGCTCCACACCTCAAGATCGCGACGATCTTGCAATTATCGACGGACAATCCCGACAAATCTTCTCGATAAGTGCAAGATCGCCGAGGGAGGTCGGGGTGCGGGGCGGGTGGGTGGCTCGACCGTGTGTAACGACCCCGCACGGCGGATCATTCCAGCGAACGCCGCCACCTCTCCGACCGGGGACTCGGCGGCCTCGGCGGGTCGTACCACGGGCTATTGCGGGAACTGCGCGTCCACCAGCACACGCACGGTCGTCTCGCGTACGGTCAGTTGGTCGGCGTGGATTCTCATCGCGTCGGATCCGCAGCCTGCTCGATCGGATCGGGTTGCCCGGACGGGGGCCGCTGCCAAGTCGCCCGGAAGTGCGGCCAGGCGTCGATGAGGTAGGCGCTGAACGGCACCCACCAGATCAGGTCGTTGGTGATGATCATGACAATGGTGCCGATCGGCCAGACGCCCGTGACGATCAGCCAGGCCAGGCCCAGCGGTCCGAGGACCTTGCCGGTCAGCCCGACGGCGGCCAACAGCCAGCCGTGTTCCGGCCGGCGCGCCACCTCCAGGTAGAGCAGGCCGTACAGGCCGAGGACCATGCCGAGGCAGGCGAAGATCTGCGGTGAGTTCGACAACGGCAGGCCGGTGACCCGGAAGAACCACTGCGGATCGAGAACCGCGTAGCAGCCCCAGGCGATGTTGTACGCCCCGGCCGCGACAAAGGTGACCCGGTGCAGCCGTCGACGCCGCATGCCCCTACCTCCACAAAGCTGTGCACCGGACGGATCATGGTCAGTAGGCGATCCCGATGATCCGATGGATCGTCTCAGGCTGGTCGAGCACATCGAGCATGTGGTGGGCGACATCCGCACGGGAGATGAACGCGCCGCCGCGCACGTTCTGCTCGTACGCCGTCCGGTACCTGCGGCGCAGCCGACGGTCGAGAAGCCGGGGCGGGCGGGAGACCGTCCAGTCCAGACCACTGTCCCGCAACACGTCCTCCATCAGCGCCAGGTCGGCGTAGTGCCGACGGAACGCGGCCTTGGCGAGCGGCGCGGCGATGTGCCGCATCAGGAACCCGTCCCCCGGGTTGTGCCGGGGCGGGTTCGGCCGCCCCGGCGACGGCACGGTGCCGACCGACGCGGCGCTGACGACGACGATTCGCCGTACGCCTGTTGCCCGCATGGCGTCGACGACCGCCCGGGTGCCCCGGGAGGCGACGCCCGCCTCGGCCCCCGATCGCGCCCCGAGTCCGGACAGCACCGCATCGGCACCGTCGACCGCCGACCGTAGGGCCACCGGATCAGGAGCCGACAGATCGGCCGCGACGACCCGCACCGACGGATCGGAGATCCGGGTCGGGTCGCGTACGACGGCGGTGACCTCGTGGCCGGCGGCGAGTGCCTGGCCCAGAAGTTGGCTACCGACGCCGCCGGTCGCCGCCACGATCGTCAGCTTCATCCGGTCCCTCCCTGTGCACCGCCGCCGGAGGCGTACCCGCATGCTAGCGACCGACGTCGACCCATCCGCAGCGCTATGTCCCGTATGCGGTTCTGGCTCGGGTGGCGCAAGATGGGCTGATGCCTGTCGTCGAGGCGGTGACCACTGTCCCCGTACCCCCTGATCTTGCCTTTGCCGTGTCCCAGACCACGACGCCGGTCCGGCACCGGTGGGACCCGTTCATCCGGGCGCAGCACTTCGTCGACGGTGCCACCCGCCCCGGCAAGGGCGTACGCACGTTCACCCGGTCCCGGCACGGCCTGACGATGGTCAGCGAGTACGTCTCCTACGCCCCACCGACCAACGTCGGCATGAAGATGGTGCGCGGGCCGTGGTTCTTCGAAATGTTCGCCGGCGGTTGGCGGTTCGCCCCCGCCGCCGAGCCCGGTCACACGGTCGCGACCTGGCGGTACAGCTTCCGCTGCCGGCCGGCGCCGCTGCGCCCGATCGCCGACCGGGTCGGGGTGTGGCTGCTGCGCCGCGACATCCGGCGCCGCATCGCCGGCTACGCGGCCGGCTGCACCGACCCGGAGGTGCTCGCCGCCGCCCGCCGGTCACTTGCCGACTGATCCGGCCGGTCGCTGACCAACTGATCCGGCCGGTCGCTGACCAACTGATCCGGCCGGTCATCGCCCCGGCGGATCCGGTCCGCCGAGGCTGCAAGCAGGGGTTATCCGTGCTGGCGGTGGCGTACTACGGTGCCGGGCGACGCCAGATCGATGATCGGAGACGCAGTGACAGCCGCTCACCCCATGCCGATGGCACCGGCCCCGCAGCCACCAGATCCGGCAGCCGTCCCAGCCCGACCCTGGATCCGTGGCGCGCTGCCGTACCTGGTCTGGGAGGCGTTGCTGTTGCTGCTGGTCGTCGGAGCCGCCGCGCTGGTCGCCACGCGCGGCGTCGGGCTCGGCAACGCTGGGCTGCAGTTCAACATCGCCGCAACCGGCCTGCTCGCCACCGGACTGG
This window harbors:
- a CDS encoding DUF1707 SHOCT-like domain-containing protein, yielding MDPAMHPSDDHLRVSDAEREQVVELLGQATAEGRLTLDEYAERATEAHNAKTRGELVRLTADLPTSSPGALPGAGGTGPVATRSPGGLPAVGGGGALAPVERMVAIFGDEVRKGHWLVPDRVEARAVFGDCKIELQDAQIQHQVTTIEATAIFGSVTVYVPEGVDVRMTGTAVFGDKKSKLTSVPRPGAPVIQVVCNVIFGSVVVRPPKRKWW
- a CDS encoding Scr1 family TA system antitoxin-like transcriptional regulator, whose protein sequence is MVATRAWVTASNTITPADTRDFEGCEGLVSGSEYLISELRRVRQSMNLTQDSWGERIHFSARHVGSIERGERPALPDYLNSVDKVFGTAFGKFYREFIIGEHAPIWLRSFIEHEGQASLIRAFQPLVIPGLLQTEAYARAVLTSFGIHGEALESAISTRLRRQEIFKRASKPCHLAAVIDEAALNRGAGRAGSHARAAHGAR
- a CDS encoding Scr1 family TA system antitoxin-like transcriptional regulator gives rise to the protein MREQLTALAEAVERPNIQVQLVPMSTDVYPGVDGGFMIATVDGRSVGYLESHVRGKVVEAPDDTAHLEHTWEAIRGYALPSHQSLELIMRTAEKWT
- a CDS encoding Fpg/Nei family DNA glycosylase, which gives rise to MPEGHTIHRLAAHHDAVLGGSQVVASSPQGRFVAGAARLSGATLVATEAYGKHLLHDYRGGSGGGILRVHLGLYGMFADGPGAPPEPVGQIRLRLVGAGTGPDDGPHAEPGRQHWVDLRGPAACELLTVAEADALRGRLGADPLRTDADPAAAGERVRRSAKPLGALLLDQSIVAGVGLVYTTEVLFRAGIAPTLPGRKLTADQWLRIWADLVALMRLGVDRGRIDTVRDVHLPEAMGRAPRVDRHGGEVYVYRRAGQPCLLCGTAVAAGTLAARNLYWCPTCQPG
- the ddaH gene encoding dimethylargininase, with amino-acid sequence MHATHRRYLMCRPTYFAVEYAINPWMDPSRPVDRELAIAQWEQLRRTYLDLGHTVDEIEPLPGLPDMVFAANGATVIDGQALEVQFREPQRADEAPAYRNWLEQAGFPVHAAKHVNEGEGDFLVVGDYLLAGTGFRTAHAAHAHAQEIFGRPVITLQLVDPCFYHLDTALAVIDDRTIAYLPEAFSTGSQAVLRRLFPDAIEAALADAAAFGLNAVSDGRNVVLPVQAGGLAAALRERGYQPVTVDLSELRKAGGGAKCCTLELRGSTR
- the rocD gene encoding ornithine--oxo-acid transaminase, which codes for MIVDGMLRTPAALRDAERWTAHNYHPLPVVISEAAGAWVTDVDGNRYLDCLAGYSALNFGHRHPKLIEAAHAQLDRLTLTSRAFVHDQFADFCRELAQLCGKDMVLPMNTGAEAVETAIKVARKWGYQVKGVPDGQATIVVADGNFHGRTTTIISFSTDQEARADFGPYTPGFTIVPYGDLAALADAIDETCVAVLLEPIQGEQGVVVPPAGYLTGVRDLCTRNDVLFLADEIQSGLGRTGATFACDHEDVVPDMYLLGKALGGGIVPVSAVVADRSVLGVLRPGEHGSTFGGNPLACAVATEVVRLLATGEYQRRSAQLGERLHAGLGALRDAGRLVAVRGHGLWAGLDLDPQRFTGRQACERLAERGVLAKDTHGSTIRLAPPLIVDESDVDFAIEQLSFVLH
- a CDS encoding HNH endonuclease family protein; translated protein: MASRTIRAVAAATIAVVVALTLTAVPAQAVPPNIPSYSTALSRLNSLTVAAESNQSSYDRDLFPHWITVTGSCNTREQVLKRDGTNVVVNSSCAATSGSWYSPFDGATWTLASDVDIDHMVPLAEAWRSGAHAWTTARRQTYANDLGGPELWAVTDNVNQAKGDKDPADWQPPLASFRCTYARAWIQVKWYYSLTVDSSEKSALSGMLATC
- a CDS encoding DUF72 domain-containing protein, whose protein sequence is MWTHKSWQGRLIAHPLPPAQRLRHYAAWCNAVEGNTTFYATPTRETVAGWARQTDPDFRFVLKLPKTVTHEHRLTDVDEPLGAFLYAIEPLGPRTQAIWVQLPASFGPDDVGTLARFLRRLPRDHRYAVEVRHPAFFTEPAAAGLLESALATVAAEWVPFDTTVFFASPPTSDAERDAWTKKPRTPLHTRALTDRPIVRYLGRDDVDRTVAGWQRWVETTVGWLREGRSPTVFIHTPDNADAPTLARRFHDEVRARVPRLAPLPEPIPVEPLTLF
- a CDS encoding NAD(P)-dependent oxidoreductase, with the protein product MKLTIVAATGGVGSQLLGQALAAGHEVTAVVRDPTRISDPSVRVVAADLSAPDPVALRSAVDGADAVLSGLGARSGAEAGVASRGTRAVVDAMRATGVRRIVVVSAASVGTVPSPGRPNPPRHNPGDGFLMRHIAAPLAKAAFRRHYADLALMEDVLRDSGLDWTVSRPPRLLDRRLRRRYRTAYEQNVRGGAFISRADVAHHMLDVLDQPETIHRIIGIAY
- a CDS encoding SRPBCC family protein; translated protein: MPVVEAVTTVPVPPDLAFAVSQTTTPVRHRWDPFIRAQHFVDGATRPGKGVRTFTRSRHGLTMVSEYVSYAPPTNVGMKMVRGPWFFEMFAGGWRFAPAAEPGHTVATWRYSFRCRPAPLRPIADRVGVWLLRRDIRRRIAGYAAGCTDPEVLAAARRSLAD